A portion of the Candidatus Pristimantibacillus lignocellulolyticus genome contains these proteins:
- a CDS encoding ABC transporter substrate-binding protein, with protein MTQRKWLKTGLAVVMASVMIIAGCGSKDANNKGANSSNAGDDTAPVTFTYFSFSSNKDILASDTTIGKKLQEQTNVDWKMEFAVGDISTKSGVMITGGDYPDVIVPEGEIDKLIDAEAFQPLNELIEKYAPNIKRVYGDYMDKFTDEDGNIYVLPFSANQGYISDPNISQGAFWIQRGVLKEFGYPEIKTLDQYFDLLAQYKAKYPTVDGKDTIGFITYAGVKDNFFTITNAPMHLAGYPNDGGVTIDMETHDAKVYAASDIEKPWLQKLNEINAAGLFDPETFTANKDQYLAKLTSGRVLGYFNYGWQVDDATNNLKTAGNDDLRYVALPIVYDESVTDQYIDPPAFVNNRGIGISVSAKDPVRIIKYFDNLLTEDNQKLVQWGEEGVTYSVDENGRYVMNNEQIANRNDNEFKRSYGWSYFEYNWPRYGNSSVFENGNSYSVGNQSEVAFAGYTEGDQAILNEYGIQTFAESFSAPQDRPWYPAWSINKEQGSAEQIFEQKSGDIQQKYFPKIVLSTPDKFESVWNEYVAEINKLDVAGYEAFVTNKVKERVAGNW; from the coding sequence ATGACCCAAAGAAAGTGGTTAAAGACAGGTCTAGCAGTAGTAATGGCATCAGTAATGATTATTGCGGGCTGCGGAAGTAAGGATGCGAACAACAAAGGAGCGAACTCCTCAAATGCAGGAGATGATACAGCACCAGTAACGTTTACTTACTTCAGCTTTAGTAGTAACAAAGACATACTTGCTAGCGACACAACAATCGGTAAGAAATTACAAGAACAAACGAATGTGGATTGGAAGATGGAATTTGCGGTAGGAGATATAAGTACGAAATCTGGAGTAATGATTACAGGTGGCGATTATCCTGACGTTATCGTTCCAGAAGGTGAAATCGATAAATTAATTGATGCGGAAGCTTTCCAACCATTGAACGAGTTAATAGAAAAATATGCTCCTAACATTAAGCGTGTATACGGAGACTATATGGACAAGTTTACAGATGAAGATGGAAATATCTATGTTCTTCCATTCTCTGCTAACCAAGGCTACATTAGTGATCCTAATATTTCTCAAGGTGCTTTCTGGATTCAACGTGGTGTATTGAAAGAGTTCGGATACCCAGAGATTAAAACTTTAGATCAGTATTTTGATCTACTTGCTCAATACAAAGCGAAATATCCTACTGTGGATGGTAAAGACACTATCGGATTTATCACTTATGCAGGTGTGAAAGACAACTTCTTCACGATTACTAATGCTCCAATGCACTTAGCTGGTTACCCTAATGATGGTGGTGTAACTATTGACATGGAAACTCATGATGCAAAAGTATATGCGGCTAGTGATATTGAAAAACCTTGGTTACAAAAGCTGAATGAAATTAATGCTGCTGGATTATTTGATCCTGAAACATTTACAGCTAACAAAGACCAATACCTTGCGAAATTGACTTCTGGTCGTGTTCTAGGTTACTTCAACTACGGCTGGCAAGTTGATGATGCAACAAACAACTTGAAAACTGCAGGAAACGATGATCTTCGTTATGTAGCACTTCCAATCGTATATGATGAGTCCGTTACAGATCAATACATTGATCCACCAGCGTTTGTTAACAATCGTGGTATTGGTATTTCTGTAAGTGCAAAAGATCCAGTACGTATTATTAAATACTTCGATAATCTTCTAACAGAAGATAATCAAAAACTAGTTCAATGGGGTGAAGAAGGCGTTACTTACTCCGTTGATGAGAATGGTCGTTACGTAATGAATAACGAACAAATTGCAAACCGTAATGACAATGAATTCAAACGTAGCTATGGTTGGTCATATTTCGAGTACAACTGGCCTCGTTATGGTAATAGCTCTGTGTTCGAAAATGGTAACTCTTATAGCGTAGGTAATCAATCTGAAGTAGCGTTTGCAGGATATACAGAAGGTGACCAAGCGATTCTTAATGAATATGGCATTCAAACATTTGCAGAATCATTCTCAGCACCACAAGATCGTCCTTGGTACCCAGCATGGAGTATCAACAAAGAACAAGGATCTGCTGAACAGATCTTCGAACAAAAATCTGGAGATATTCAACAAAAATACTTCCCTAAAATTGTATTATCAACTCCAGATAAATTTGAATCTGTATGGAATGAATATGTTGCAGAAATCAATAAGCTTGATGTAGCTGGCTACGAAGCGTTTGTAACAAATAAAGTTAAAGAGCGTGTAGCTGGTAACTGGTAA
- a CDS encoding ABC transporter permease subunit has protein sequence MKALSKQKMLMLMSLPFLIWVFIFKYVPLWGWTISFQKFRPSRSLFEQEWIGLDNFKFLFQEEAFYRVLRNTLVMSSINLVLGFVTAIVLALLLNELRSIMFKRTVQTISYLPHFISWVVAANIVQSALAPEGIINILMLKMNLIDQPVLWLGKGEYFWGILGATEVWKSVGWNTIIYLAAITTIDPSQYEAAEIDGASRFQRILHITLPGMKSVIVILLIMNLGHILESGFEPQYLLGNGMNVDYSENLDIFVLKYGMNMGNYGLATAAGMFKTVVSFIFLMVANSVAKKLGESRLY, from the coding sequence ATGAAAGCATTGTCTAAGCAAAAAATGCTAATGCTAATGTCTCTTCCTTTTCTTATCTGGGTGTTTATTTTCAAATATGTTCCACTTTGGGGCTGGACAATCTCATTCCAAAAATTCAGACCATCAAGAAGTTTGTTTGAGCAAGAATGGATCGGATTAGATAACTTTAAGTTTCTATTCCAAGAAGAAGCTTTCTATCGTGTATTACGAAATACACTAGTAATGAGTTCTATTAACTTAGTGTTAGGATTTGTAACAGCAATTGTTCTGGCATTATTACTTAATGAACTTAGAAGTATTATGTTCAAACGTACAGTACAAACCATTAGTTATTTACCTCATTTTATTTCTTGGGTCGTTGCGGCCAATATTGTTCAATCAGCATTAGCACCAGAAGGTATTATAAATATTTTAATGTTAAAAATGAATCTGATTGATCAACCTGTTTTGTGGCTAGGTAAAGGTGAATACTTCTGGGGTATTCTAGGAGCTACAGAGGTTTGGAAGAGTGTTGGCTGGAATACGATTATCTATCTGGCAGCAATTACGACGATAGATCCTTCACAATATGAAGCAGCGGAAATCGATGGTGCAAGTCGTTTTCAACGTATTTTGCATATTACACTTCCAGGCATGAAATCAGTTATTGTAATCTTGTTGATCATGAATCTTGGGCATATTCTGGAATCTGGATTTGAGCCACAGTATCTGCTAGGTAATGGTATGAACGTGGATTACTCCGAAAACCTTGATATATTCGTTTTGAAATACGGGATGAACATGGGTAACTACGGTCTAGCGACAGCAGCCGGTATGTTTAAAACCGTTGTCAGCTTCATATTCCTCATGGTAGCTAACTCGGTAGCGAAGAAGCTAGGCGAGAGTAGACTGTACTAA
- a CDS encoding carbohydrate ABC transporter permease, whose product MAKSNSSRKVYSTVPDKIFDTFNIIFMIAIMIVTLYPFLNMFALSFNEANDSIRGSIYIWPREWTWANYEYVFNESSIFGATLISAARTILGTVTSVFATAMLAYTISRPEYLLRKFVTIVFIFTMYFSGGLIPNYLLTKQLGLLDSFWVYIIPGLVGVFNMIVIRSFIEGLPDGIMESARIDGAGEFTTFMKIVLPLTVPALATVSLFVAVYQWNSWFDVFLYNSSNINLSTLQYELMKILSTSTTSTGTTAGDAFANAQGNATAVTPTSIRATMTIVASLPIIIVYPFLQKYFVTGMTVGGVKG is encoded by the coding sequence ATGGCAAAATCCAATTCATCACGTAAAGTGTACTCAACTGTACCTGATAAAATATTCGATACATTTAATATAATCTTTATGATAGCTATTATGATTGTTACACTCTATCCATTTTTAAATATGTTCGCACTATCCTTTAATGAGGCGAACGATTCTATTCGTGGGAGTATCTACATTTGGCCACGTGAATGGACTTGGGCAAACTATGAATATGTTTTCAATGAATCATCTATTTTTGGAGCGACATTAATATCTGCTGCACGGACTATTCTAGGTACAGTGACTTCCGTATTTGCAACAGCGATGCTTGCTTATACGATTAGCCGTCCAGAATATCTACTCCGTAAATTTGTAACGATTGTGTTCATTTTTACAATGTACTTCAGTGGTGGGCTAATTCCTAACTACCTATTAACGAAACAGTTAGGATTACTAGACTCCTTCTGGGTATATATCATTCCAGGTCTAGTCGGAGTGTTCAATATGATTGTTATTCGTTCCTTCATTGAAGGTTTGCCTGATGGTATTATGGAGTCAGCAAGAATTGATGGAGCAGGAGAATTTACAACATTTATGAAAATTGTTCTACCACTTACTGTTCCAGCATTAGCTACTGTTTCTTTATTCGTAGCGGTATACCAATGGAATTCATGGTTCGACGTATTCCTTTATAACTCATCAAATATAAATCTTAGTACATTACAATATGAGTTAATGAAAATACTTTCAACTTCAACGACATCAACAGGTACAACTGCAGGAGATGCCTTTGCTAATGCGCAAGGTAATGCAACAGCGGTAACTCCAACTTCTATTCGTGCAACGATGACGATTGTGGCAAGCTTACCGATTATTATCGTATATCCATTCCTGCAAAAGTATTTTGTGACGGGGATGACGGTCGGTGGCGTTAAAGGCTAA
- a CDS encoding alpha-glucuronidase produces the protein MNNNGYHAWLRYDAIEDQQLIETYRKFANEIIIAQQDGAGPIQSAVAELQLAIPKLVGITPTVTEGQAVNDSFLVVGTTDSLSYISDKIVGPIAALSSDEGYIIKTIKSDQLSYIIVAGTTEKATLYGVFHLLRLMQQCESVEALNIQEAPKYELRMINHWDNMDGSIERGYAGQSIFFRDNELLVDSPRVVDYARLMASIGINSIVINNVNVHRHETFLITQKLLPNVAQFAAIFRAYGIKLFLSVNYAATIELGEVDTADPLDERVLEWWKRKAADVYAAIPDFGGFLVKADSENRPGPFTYGRDHADGANMLAMALQPFGGLVLWRCFVYDCHQDWRDRTTDRARAAYDHFKPLDGRFLDNVILQIKNGPMDFQVREPVSPLFGAMEKTNQVMEFQITQEYTGQQRHVCYLIPQWKEVLQFDTHHKGEGSTIQEIAAGNVHPYSHSGIAAVTNIGDDDNWTGHHLSQANLYGYGRLLWNPEQSSEHIAQEWTALTFGTNRQVQQMINTFLMESWSIYESYTSPLGVGWMVTPHYHYGPDIDGYEYSKWGTYHFADYKGIGVNRTVTNGTGYIGQYEHANAQVYEDINTCPDELLLFFHHVPYTHVLHSGKTVIQHIYDTHFAGVERVQYWINQWNELNKVVDGERYAHILGRLEVQLENAKQWRDIVNTYFYRKSGIEDAAGRTIY, from the coding sequence ATGAATAACAATGGTTACCACGCTTGGTTAAGATATGATGCAATTGAGGATCAACAATTAATAGAAACATACCGTAAGTTTGCAAATGAAATCATTATTGCGCAGCAAGATGGAGCAGGTCCTATTCAATCAGCAGTAGCAGAGTTACAATTAGCTATTCCAAAGCTTGTTGGTATTACACCAACAGTTACTGAAGGTCAAGCAGTTAATGACTCTTTTCTAGTTGTTGGTACTACGGATAGTTTATCGTACATTTCAGATAAGATTGTTGGACCAATTGCTGCATTAAGTAGTGACGAAGGTTATATTATTAAAACAATAAAGAGTGATCAATTATCGTATATTATTGTGGCTGGTACGACAGAAAAAGCGACTTTATACGGTGTTTTCCATTTACTTCGCTTGATGCAACAATGTGAAAGTGTTGAAGCATTGAATATTCAAGAAGCTCCAAAATATGAACTCCGCATGATTAATCATTGGGATAATATGGATGGTAGTATTGAACGTGGTTATGCCGGTCAATCTATTTTCTTCCGAGATAATGAGTTGTTGGTAGATTCACCTCGTGTTGTTGACTATGCTAGATTAATGGCTTCGATCGGAATTAACAGTATTGTCATTAATAACGTTAATGTTCATCGCCATGAAACATTTCTAATTACTCAGAAATTATTACCAAATGTTGCCCAATTCGCAGCAATTTTTCGTGCATACGGCATAAAATTATTTCTTAGTGTCAATTACGCCGCGACCATTGAACTTGGAGAAGTAGACACGGCTGATCCTTTAGATGAACGTGTTCTAGAATGGTGGAAACGAAAAGCAGCTGATGTATACGCAGCAATTCCGGACTTTGGTGGTTTTCTAGTGAAAGCGGATTCAGAGAATAGGCCTGGTCCATTCACATACGGAAGAGATCATGCAGACGGTGCGAATATGTTAGCTATGGCATTACAACCATTCGGTGGTTTAGTTCTATGGAGATGCTTCGTTTATGATTGTCATCAAGATTGGCGAGATCGTACAACGGATCGTGCGAGAGCAGCATATGATCATTTCAAACCACTTGATGGTCGTTTCTTAGATAATGTTATTTTGCAAATTAAAAACGGCCCGATGGATTTCCAGGTTCGAGAGCCAGTTTCACCACTTTTCGGTGCAATGGAAAAAACCAACCAAGTGATGGAATTCCAGATTACTCAAGAATATACAGGTCAACAACGTCATGTGTGTTACCTAATTCCACAATGGAAAGAGGTACTACAGTTCGATACTCATCATAAAGGTGAAGGTAGTACTATACAAGAAATTGCAGCAGGTAATGTTCATCCTTATTCACATAGTGGTATCGCTGCGGTAACTAATATTGGAGATGACGACAACTGGACTGGACATCATCTATCACAAGCTAATTTATATGGTTATGGCCGTCTATTATGGAATCCAGAACAATCTAGTGAACATATTGCCCAGGAGTGGACAGCATTAACTTTCGGTACGAATCGACAAGTACAACAAATGATCAACACATTCTTAATGGAATCTTGGTCTATCTATGAAAGCTATACTTCTCCACTAGGCGTAGGTTGGATGGTTACACCACATTATCATTATGGTCCAGATATCGATGGTTATGAATATTCCAAATGGGGAACTTATCACTTTGCCGATTATAAAGGGATCGGTGTAAATCGTACAGTTACCAATGGTACGGGGTATATTGGACAATATGAACATGCAAATGCACAAGTATATGAAGACATTAATACTTGTCCGGATGAGTTGCTATTGTTCTTCCACCATGTACCATATACTCATGTGCTTCACTCAGGTAAAACAGTTATTCAACACATTTACGATACGCATTTTGCAGGGGTAGAACGAGTCCAGTATTGGATTAATCAGTGGAATGAACTTAATAAAGTAGTTGATGGCGAGCGTTATGCACATATACTAGGTAGACTTGAAGTGCAACTAGAAAATGCGAAGCAATGGCGTGATATTGTAAATACTTATTTTTATCGTAAATCAGGTATTGAAGATGCAGCTGGTAGAACGATTTACTAA
- a CDS encoding endo-1,4-beta-xylanase, giving the protein MTYVNNIPKLCEVYNEYFDIGAAVNLETIEGSKKLLATHFNSITAENDMKFVSVHPKENSYTFEAGDKLLAFAKQHSMKMRGHTLVWHNQTTDWVFEGEDGEPVSRELLLARMKSHIDTVVGRYKGSIYAWDVVNEVIEDKSDVWLRDSRWLQIIGEDFIEYAFRYAHEADPDALLFYNDYNECNPEKRDKIIKLIKSLQERGVPIHGVGLQGHWNLSGPSIAEIREAIEKYAALGLQLQVTELDISIFDYEDRRTDLNAPTAEMLEKQADRYEEIFNLFREYKDVITAVTFWGAGEDYTWLDDFPVKGRKNWPFVFDENHEPKSSFWRLVDHSKN; this is encoded by the coding sequence GTGACTTACGTGAACAATATTCCAAAGCTTTGTGAAGTATATAATGAGTATTTTGATATTGGTGCAGCAGTGAACTTGGAGACTATTGAAGGTTCTAAGAAACTACTAGCTACACATTTTAATAGTATTACAGCAGAAAATGATATGAAATTTGTTAGTGTTCATCCTAAAGAGAATAGCTATACATTTGAAGCTGGAGATAAATTATTAGCATTTGCTAAACAGCATAGCATGAAGATGAGAGGTCATACTTTAGTTTGGCATAATCAGACGACGGATTGGGTTTTTGAGGGAGAGGATGGGGAACCGGTATCTCGCGAATTATTACTAGCCCGCATGAAATCTCACATTGATACTGTTGTGGGTAGATATAAAGGCAGTATCTATGCTTGGGATGTTGTTAATGAGGTTATTGAAGATAAGAGTGATGTGTGGCTTCGTGATTCCCGCTGGCTACAAATTATCGGTGAGGATTTCATCGAGTATGCCTTCCGCTATGCACATGAAGCTGATCCTGATGCGCTATTATTCTACAATGACTACAATGAGTGCAATCCGGAGAAGCGCGATAAAATAATTAAATTAATAAAATCGCTTCAAGAACGTGGCGTTCCAATTCATGGAGTTGGTTTACAAGGGCATTGGAATCTTTCAGGTCCAAGTATTGCGGAAATTCGTGAGGCAATTGAGAAGTATGCAGCTTTAGGTTTACAACTGCAAGTAACGGAGCTTGATATTTCTATATTCGATTATGAAGATCGACGGACCGACCTTAATGCTCCTACAGCAGAAATGTTAGAAAAACAAGCAGATCGCTATGAAGAAATATTTAATTTGTTCCGTGAATATAAAGATGTTATTACTGCTGTAACATTTTGGGGTGCAGGTGAAGATTACACTTGGCTTGATGATTTTCCAGTTAAAGGTCGTAAAAATTGGCCGTTTGTATTTGATGAAAACCATGAACCGAAATCATCTTTCTGGCGTTTAGTAGACCATTCCAAAAACTAA
- a CDS encoding glycoside hydrolase family 43 protein, whose amino-acid sequence MTRSIQYTNPVLPGFYPDPSAIRVGEDYYMVTSTFEYFPGVPIFHSKDLVNWTQIGHVLTRESQVNLLARNSSEGIYAPVLRYDNGLFYMITTDVYGIGNFFVTASDPAGPWSDPINIPYGNIDPSLFFDDDGKVYVSVQAGFGKTSHIIQYEIERETGKALTEPVVVFEGDEGPWVEGPHLYKMNGVYYMMTASGGTGPMHREIIGRSNQPYGPFEMLDHPILTHNAIKDHPIQYTGHVELIDDIDGNWWALFLAVRLRNDRGSVLGRETYLAPVTWVDGWPMIDNNEGHVGLDMSITVPTLTAREDVVMQTALDKIVTTFSAKQPLDMNWIYTRVLPSESVVSLISNDGYLTLVGNEYSLRDGQSNLFVCRRQLHHAMRIETYVEFAPVVDGEQAGIAARLSDHTFYSVGVSQRNGQFGISAITMKNKEEEVGFVAVAKQPGIWLAVSSTERQYDLQYSLDRKQWHTIVSANASDISPDSDGSFTGVCVGMFANGTKQGEAAPAKFEYFHYEAQ is encoded by the coding sequence ATGACGAGATCCATTCAATATACGAACCCTGTTCTTCCTGGGTTTTATCCCGACCCAAGTGCGATTCGTGTTGGTGAAGATTATTATATGGTAACAAGTACTTTTGAATACTTCCCGGGAGTGCCGATCTTCCATAGTAAAGATCTTGTAAACTGGACACAAATTGGCCATGTACTTACAAGAGAGAGTCAAGTCAATTTACTTGCTCGTAATAGCTCAGAGGGGATATATGCGCCCGTACTTCGTTATGACAATGGCTTGTTCTATATGATTACAACGGATGTATACGGCATAGGGAATTTCTTCGTAACAGCATCTGATCCTGCGGGTCCGTGGAGTGATCCAATCAATATACCTTATGGTAATATCGATCCTTCCTTATTCTTCGATGACGATGGTAAAGTGTATGTATCTGTTCAAGCTGGATTTGGTAAAACCTCTCATATTATTCAATATGAAATTGAGCGTGAAACGGGTAAGGCATTAACTGAGCCTGTTGTTGTATTTGAAGGTGATGAGGGCCCATGGGTTGAAGGACCTCATTTATATAAAATGAATGGCGTTTACTATATGATGACTGCTTCTGGTGGTACTGGCCCGATGCATCGTGAAATTATTGGTCGTAGCAATCAACCTTATGGCCCATTTGAAATGTTAGATCATCCGATTCTTACACATAATGCAATAAAAGATCATCCGATTCAGTATACTGGTCATGTTGAGTTAATAGATGATATTGATGGTAACTGGTGGGCGTTATTTCTAGCGGTTCGTCTGCGAAATGATCGAGGAAGTGTTTTAGGTCGTGAAACATATCTAGCACCAGTAACTTGGGTAGATGGCTGGCCGATGATCGATAATAATGAAGGACATGTAGGTTTAGATATGTCTATTACCGTCCCAACATTAACAGCGCGTGAAGATGTCGTTATGCAAACGGCACTAGATAAAATAGTAACTACATTCTCGGCGAAACAACCACTCGATATGAATTGGATATATACTCGAGTGTTACCTTCTGAATCTGTAGTTTCTTTAATAAGCAACGATGGATATCTAACATTAGTCGGTAATGAATATAGCTTGAGAGATGGACAAAGTAATTTGTTCGTTTGCCGTCGCCAACTTCATCATGCCATGCGTATTGAAACTTATGTGGAGTTTGCTCCAGTTGTTGATGGTGAACAAGCAGGTATTGCGGCGAGACTTAGTGATCATACGTTCTACTCAGTTGGAGTCAGTCAACGAAATGGGCAATTCGGAATATCTGCTATTACGATGAAAAATAAGGAAGAAGAAGTTGGATTCGTAGCTGTTGCCAAGCAACCAGGTATATGGTTAGCTGTTTCTTCTACTGAAAGGCAATACGATTTGCAATATTCACTTGATCGTAAGCAATGGCATACAATCGTAAGTGCTAATGCTAGTGATATTTCACCAGATTCTGATGGTTCATTCACCGGAGTATGTGTAGGAATGTTTGCTAATGGAACGAAGCAAGGTGAAGCTGCTCCAGCTAAATTTGAGTATTTCCATTACGAGGCACAATAA
- a CDS encoding beta-N-acetylhexosaminidase, which produces MNLHFTGDVDALRDGILALSQELEYTLAEDGLVVEVSLSASEDELMVGLTQGKAYIQYGQKHQFYRGLGLLLEHSHSDESFELREKQQFDTIGPMFDLSRNAVLTLDSFKFMLRKMALMGLNTVMLYMEDTYAIENEPYFGYMRGRYTQEELKEIDDYADQFGIEAFPSIQTLAHLEEFLKWQPVWNYKDTKGALLVGEDHTDQLIERMIETISAPFRSRKIHIGMDEAEELGRGKYLDRNGYRNRFDIMTEHLEKVLACTQRHGLKPMMWSDMFLKLASDKGDEYYDSETKIPEEMAQRIPKNVDMVYWDYAHTKTHEYENLIAKHRPLGCNLVFAGAVWIFNTFGVNYGLSLTASDTALQVCKQEGIREVYATMWGDDGNEGNPFAALLGLQLYAEHAYSEEKPDRERVAKRVKWCTGIEADAFLQLKYLDETPGAEPDNHVQSNPSKFLLYQDVLLGLFDKQIEGLDMAKHYEQLEQNIHNRRDKSAELDYLFEVPEKLCSVLKRKSEIGIQLKQAYDSNDIVTLRQVATDVLPAIAESIRELRGAHRSQWLHMFKPFGWEVLDIRYGGVMNRLDTAALRLLDYVDGRIERIEELEEERLVYSSSNQFNNKGAGWCSYYYRMASPNVFFHVVNPF; this is translated from the coding sequence ATGAATTTGCACTTTACAGGAGATGTAGACGCTTTACGTGATGGTATTCTGGCATTATCCCAAGAGCTTGAATACACTCTTGCTGAGGATGGATTAGTTGTTGAAGTCAGTCTGTCGGCAAGCGAAGACGAATTAATGGTTGGTTTGACGCAGGGCAAAGCCTATATTCAATATGGGCAAAAGCATCAATTCTATCGCGGACTCGGTCTACTACTAGAGCATAGTCATAGCGATGAGTCGTTCGAACTTCGGGAGAAGCAACAGTTCGATACAATTGGACCGATGTTCGATCTTTCCCGCAATGCAGTGCTCACATTAGACAGCTTCAAATTTATGCTTCGTAAAATGGCGTTAATGGGCTTAAATACTGTAATGCTGTATATGGAAGACACGTATGCCATCGAAAATGAGCCTTATTTTGGCTATATGAGGGGTCGATATACGCAAGAAGAGTTGAAGGAAATCGATGATTATGCTGATCAATTCGGCATTGAGGCATTTCCGAGTATTCAAACGCTGGCACATCTCGAAGAGTTCCTTAAGTGGCAGCCTGTATGGAATTATAAAGATACTAAAGGAGCTCTACTCGTCGGGGAAGATCATACAGATCAATTGATTGAGAGAATGATAGAGACGATCAGTGCTCCGTTCCGTAGCCGAAAAATTCATATTGGTATGGATGAGGCCGAGGAGCTTGGCCGAGGAAAGTACTTGGATCGCAACGGATATAGAAACCGCTTCGATATTATGACGGAACATCTGGAGAAGGTGCTTGCTTGTACGCAGCGTCACGGCTTAAAGCCAATGATGTGGAGTGATATGTTTCTCAAACTTGCTTCTGACAAAGGCGACGAATATTACGATAGCGAGACTAAGATTCCTGAGGAAATGGCACAGCGTATCCCTAAAAATGTTGACATGGTTTATTGGGATTATGCACATACGAAAACACATGAGTATGAAAACCTTATTGCTAAGCATCGTCCACTCGGTTGCAATCTAGTTTTCGCCGGTGCTGTATGGATATTCAATACATTCGGTGTCAATTATGGTTTGTCATTAACTGCATCCGACACCGCGCTACAAGTGTGCAAACAAGAAGGAATCCGCGAGGTATATGCCACAATGTGGGGCGATGACGGAAATGAAGGCAACCCATTCGCAGCGCTTCTTGGCTTGCAGCTCTATGCGGAGCATGCCTATTCAGAAGAGAAACCGGATCGCGAACGTGTAGCTAAGCGAGTTAAATGGTGTACCGGCATTGAAGCAGATGCTTTTCTACAGCTTAAATATTTGGATGAAACGCCAGGAGCTGAGCCTGACAATCATGTGCAGAGTAATCCATCGAAATTTCTACTTTATCAGGATGTGCTACTCGGACTCTTCGACAAACAGATCGAAGGTTTGGATATGGCTAAACATTATGAGCAGCTGGAACAAAATATACACAATAGACGTGATAAGTCTGCTGAGCTGGACTACTTGTTCGAAGTACCCGAGAAATTATGTAGCGTGCTAAAACGTAAGAGCGAGATCGGGATACAACTTAAACAGGCATATGATTCCAATGATATTGTGACGTTAAGGCAGGTAGCGACAGATGTACTCCCTGCAATTGCAGAGTCTATTCGCGAATTACGTGGAGCCCATCGCAGTCAATGGCTACACATGTTCAAGCCATTCGGCTGGGAAGTTCTCGACATTCGCTACGGTGGAGTTATGAACCGACTCGATACAGCGGCACTAAGACTTCTCGATTATGTAGATGGAAGAATTGAAAGAATTGAGGAACTCGAGGAAGAGCGGTTAGTATACAGCTCCTCGAATCAATTCAACAACAAAGGTGCCGGCTGGTGTAGCTATTATTATAGAATGGCATCGCCGAACGTCTTCTTCCACGTCGTTAACCCTTTCTAA